One genomic region from Glaciimonas sp. PAMC28666 encodes:
- a CDS encoding phosphomannomutase/phosphoglucomutase — protein sequence MLPIQNSIFKAYDIRGVIGKTLDAGIARQIGQAFGMAALAKNQKTVVIGRDGRLSGAEMTAALAAGLQDVGVDVIDLGIVVTPMVYFATHVLGSQSGVMVTGSHNPPDYNGFKMVLAGEAIYGETIQALYQAITSDEVKKSVEQAVQAGSYNTHDIKDAYLQRILSDVTLAKPMKIVVDCGNGVAGAFAGELYRALGCEVQELFCEVDGTFPNHHPDPAHPENLQDVIRALQTTDAEIGLAFDGDGDRLGVVTKDGQIIYPDRQLMLFAADVLTRHPGQEILYDVKCTRHLAPWIAQHGGKPLMWKTGHSLVKAKMRETGAPLGGEMSGHVFFKDRWYGFDDGLYAGVRLLELLSRESDPSAVLNALPQSSSTPELQLTLAEGENFALIAALQQQADFPGADDIIKIDGLRVEYPDGFGLVRASNTTPVAVMRFEAESDAALARIQAEFKRVILAVKSDANLPF from the coding sequence ATGCTCCCAATCCAAAACTCCATATTCAAAGCCTACGATATCCGCGGCGTCATTGGTAAAACGCTTGACGCCGGGATCGCACGCCAGATCGGGCAAGCCTTCGGTATGGCGGCCCTTGCCAAAAATCAAAAGACCGTTGTGATCGGGCGTGATGGCCGCTTATCCGGGGCAGAAATGACAGCGGCCCTGGCAGCAGGATTGCAAGACGTGGGTGTGGACGTGATCGATCTGGGCATTGTCGTTACGCCCATGGTGTATTTTGCGACCCATGTGCTGGGATCGCAATCTGGCGTCATGGTGACCGGCAGTCACAATCCTCCCGATTACAACGGCTTCAAAATGGTGCTGGCGGGCGAGGCAATTTATGGCGAGACCATTCAGGCCTTATATCAGGCGATCACTTCGGATGAGGTAAAAAAATCGGTTGAACAGGCCGTGCAGGCGGGGAGTTACAACACCCACGATATCAAGGACGCGTATCTGCAACGGATTCTGAGCGACGTTACGCTGGCGAAGCCGATGAAGATCGTGGTCGATTGCGGCAATGGGGTAGCCGGCGCGTTCGCCGGAGAGCTGTATCGCGCATTAGGATGTGAAGTGCAGGAATTGTTTTGTGAAGTCGACGGCACCTTTCCGAATCATCATCCGGACCCTGCGCACCCGGAAAATTTACAAGATGTTATTCGGGCGCTCCAAACGACCGATGCAGAAATCGGGCTGGCATTCGATGGCGATGGCGATCGACTGGGGGTGGTCACCAAAGACGGTCAGATCATTTATCCGGATCGGCAGTTGATGCTCTTTGCCGCTGATGTGCTGACCCGGCATCCCGGCCAGGAAATTTTATATGATGTCAAATGCACGCGCCATCTGGCACCATGGATTGCCCAGCACGGTGGCAAGCCGCTGATGTGGAAGACCGGTCACTCGTTGGTGAAAGCCAAGATGCGTGAGACCGGTGCGCCGCTGGGTGGCGAAATGAGCGGACATGTATTCTTCAAAGATCGCTGGTATGGCTTTGATGATGGTTTGTATGCCGGCGTTCGTTTGCTGGAATTACTCAGCCGCGAGAGCGATCCATCGGCGGTTCTGAATGCGCTGCCGCAATCGTCCAGTACCCCCGAATTGCAACTCACTCTGGCCGAAGGCGAAAACTTCGCGTTGATTGCAGCGCTGCAGCAGCAAGCGGATTTTCCCGGTGCCGACGACATCATCAAGATCGATGGTTTGCGCGTTGAGTATCCGGACGGCTTTGGATTGGTACGGGCATCGAACACCACACCGGTGGCAGTCATGCGCTTTGAGGCCGAATCGGATGCTGCACTGGCACGGATACAAGCAGAATTCAAGCGCGTGATTCTGGCGGTTAAGTCAGATGCAAATTTGCCTTTTTAA
- the waaC gene encoding lipopolysaccharide heptosyltransferase I, whose protein sequence is MNILIVRVSSLGDVVHNMPMVSDIRRHYPDANIDWVVEEGYASLVRLNSDVRRIIPFALRRWRKSLFTAATRAEMSEFRQQLKQDAYDFVFDTQGLLKTSVVMRMARLAPKGKRVGLANATEGSGYEPISRIFHNLSVVVGLRTHAVLRARQVAAQALGYNVDGPADFNLKIPFISPGHSPTWLPDTPYAVFFHGTARAEKQWAFANWICIAQQLSDRNVAILLPWGNAAEKQTAEKMAANMPNARVLPKLPLMEAVMLAQRASLVIGVDTGLTHVAAAFTRPTIELYCDSPRWKTEGDWSASIVNLGDEGIAPTVEEVSGAVRTLLESKNDLGAPFGFLA, encoded by the coding sequence TTGAATATTTTAATTGTTCGTGTTTCGTCTCTTGGCGACGTGGTGCATAACATGCCAATGGTGTCGGATATACGGCGCCACTACCCCGATGCCAATATTGATTGGGTGGTCGAAGAAGGCTACGCGAGTTTGGTACGACTTAATTCGGATGTGCGCAGAATAATTCCCTTCGCTTTGCGGCGCTGGCGTAAAAGCCTGTTCACGGCAGCTACCAGGGCGGAGATGTCTGAGTTTAGGCAACAGCTCAAGCAGGATGCGTATGACTTCGTTTTTGATACGCAGGGACTGCTAAAGACCAGCGTCGTCATGCGGATGGCGCGTCTGGCACCAAAAGGGAAGCGGGTCGGGCTGGCAAATGCGACGGAGGGATCAGGGTATGAGCCGATATCGCGCATTTTTCACAACTTAAGCGTTGTGGTGGGACTGCGGACGCATGCAGTTTTACGGGCCCGCCAGGTTGCGGCGCAGGCGCTGGGATATAACGTAGACGGGCCAGCCGATTTCAACCTGAAAATCCCGTTTATCTCTCCAGGTCATTCACCAACATGGTTGCCTGATACTCCTTATGCCGTTTTTTTTCACGGTACCGCCCGCGCTGAAAAACAATGGGCTTTTGCCAACTGGATCTGCATCGCGCAACAGTTATCCGATCGCAACGTCGCAATATTACTTCCCTGGGGCAATGCGGCTGAAAAACAAACCGCTGAGAAGATGGCGGCCAATATGCCTAATGCGCGTGTTCTACCCAAATTACCTTTGATGGAAGCAGTCATGCTTGCTCAACGCGCATCCTTGGTCATAGGCGTCGATACTGGCCTGACGCACGTCGCAGCCGCCTTTACCCGCCCGACTATCGAGCTGTATTGCGACTCCCCACGTTGGAAAACGGAAGGGGATTGGTCGGCGAGTATCGTGAATTTGGGGGATGAGGGGATTGCACCAACGGTTGAGGAAGTCTCAGGCGCGGTGAGGACTCTCCTTGAGTCGAAGAACGACCTGGGCGCACCCTTTGGATTTCTGGCCTGA
- a CDS encoding Kdo hydroxylase family protein has product MEQQILEIDCADWHVAALNQAWIAALEAGKVLYFPRLAFNLTQDERRFLSPTILDPKSRNISLDADGVIKGVLGDALDQATMAAMVGRFRGQARQLIASLLPAYSDVVRLAPTSYRPMQVETRAQSWRADDKRMHVDAFPSRPNYGERILRVFANLNPDELPRVWRVGEPFEDVAKRFLPRAKAYSRWQAQLMNALHVTKSLRSEYDHLMLQLHDSMKSDMEYQRSGPQVTMPFAAGSVWVCFSDQTPHAVMSGQYMMEQTLHLPAANQYDSSASPLAILTRLTGHSLI; this is encoded by the coding sequence ATGGAACAACAAATACTCGAAATAGACTGCGCCGACTGGCACGTTGCCGCCCTCAACCAGGCATGGATCGCCGCGCTTGAAGCGGGGAAGGTACTCTATTTTCCACGTCTTGCTTTCAACCTCACGCAGGATGAACGGCGATTTTTATCACCGACTATCCTCGATCCCAAAAGCCGCAATATAAGCCTGGATGCCGATGGCGTCATAAAAGGCGTCCTTGGAGATGCGCTGGATCAGGCCACGATGGCTGCGATGGTGGGGCGTTTTCGCGGCCAGGCGCGGCAATTAATTGCGTCTCTTTTACCTGCGTATAGCGATGTCGTCCGTTTGGCACCGACCAGCTATCGCCCGATGCAAGTTGAAACGCGTGCCCAGTCCTGGCGTGCGGATGACAAACGGATGCATGTCGACGCATTTCCGTCCCGGCCAAATTACGGCGAACGCATTTTGCGTGTATTTGCCAATCTGAATCCTGATGAGTTGCCGCGTGTATGGCGAGTCGGAGAGCCTTTTGAAGATGTTGCGAAGCGGTTTCTTCCCCGAGCAAAGGCTTATTCCCGTTGGCAGGCACAATTGATGAACGCGCTTCACGTGACTAAATCTTTACGCAGTGAGTACGATCACCTGATGTTGCAATTGCATGACAGTATGAAGTCGGACATGGAGTATCAGCGCAGCGGACCGCAAGTAACGATGCCTTTTGCAGCTGGATCAGTATGGGTATGTTTTTCCGATCAGACGCCGCATGCGGTGATGTCGGGGCAATATATGATGGAGCAGACCTTGCACTTGCCAGCGGCAAATCAATACGACTCTAGTGCCAGTCCCTTAGCTATTTTGACGCGGCTCACCGGCCACAGTCTGATTTGA
- the waaA gene encoding lipid IV(A) 3-deoxy-D-manno-octulosonic acid transferase, whose protein sequence is MRAHLYRLLYSLVWWLIIPLAVGRLWWRGRREPGYRQHIPERLGFYPKRDNAFGQPKRSLLWVHAVSVGETRAAEPLINLLLADYPQHTILLTHMTATGRATGQALFGASPRIVQSFLPYDTGWMVGRFLRHFAPSLCVLMETEVWPNLIAQCVRYQVPVALVNARLSERSLRRGKKFETLMTQAAQGISCVGAQTKEDAHRLQQLGASNVTVTGNLKFDVAPSDDMVRMGLTMRQQIGARPVLLCASTREGEEALVLTALGRQNGSPSVENLLLIIVPRHPQRFDEVADLIAANKLPVMRRSTLGGGPLDLKVKVLLGDSMGEMFAYYGASDIAFIGGSLMPLGGQNLIEACAVGKPVLIGAHTFNFAAVTEQAIAAGAALRVTDAGAMLDIAIQLLSADQEREIMGRHASDFAQLHRGATIRTVALLALLM, encoded by the coding sequence ATGCGGGCGCATTTGTATCGCCTCCTTTATTCCCTTGTGTGGTGGTTAATCATTCCCCTGGCGGTGGGTCGGCTATGGTGGCGTGGCCGCAGGGAGCCAGGCTATCGGCAACATATTCCCGAGCGTCTGGGATTTTATCCGAAACGTGATAACGCTTTCGGACAGCCGAAGCGATCGTTGCTATGGGTGCATGCAGTGTCCGTCGGCGAAACGAGGGCGGCCGAGCCGCTGATTAACTTGCTGCTAGCCGATTATCCCCAGCACACCATCTTGTTGACGCATATGACCGCGACTGGTCGTGCTACAGGACAAGCGCTGTTTGGCGCGTCTCCGCGCATTGTTCAAAGCTTTCTTCCGTATGACACCGGCTGGATGGTGGGACGATTTTTACGTCATTTTGCACCAAGCTTGTGTGTGCTGATGGAAACCGAAGTCTGGCCAAATTTGATCGCACAATGCGTACGGTATCAGGTCCCTGTGGCATTGGTGAATGCACGGCTATCGGAACGTTCGTTGCGTCGCGGGAAAAAATTCGAGACGCTGATGACGCAAGCTGCGCAAGGAATTTCTTGCGTCGGGGCGCAGACCAAAGAAGACGCGCACCGACTGCAGCAGCTTGGTGCCAGCAACGTCACGGTTACCGGTAATCTCAAATTTGATGTCGCTCCTTCCGATGATATGGTGCGCATGGGTCTTACCATGCGTCAGCAAATCGGTGCCCGACCGGTGCTGCTATGCGCTAGCACTCGTGAGGGCGAAGAGGCGCTCGTCCTCACTGCACTCGGCCGTCAGAACGGCTCACCTTCTGTCGAAAACTTGTTGTTAATTATTGTTCCTCGTCACCCGCAACGGTTTGACGAAGTGGCGGATTTGATCGCTGCGAATAAATTGCCTGTGATGCGCCGCTCGACTTTGGGCGGGGGCCCGCTTGATCTGAAAGTTAAGGTATTGCTGGGCGACTCGATGGGGGAAATGTTTGCTTATTACGGCGCCTCGGATATCGCCTTTATTGGTGGAAGTTTGATGCCATTGGGCGGCCAAAACCTGATCGAAGCTTGTGCGGTTGGTAAGCCGGTTCTGATTGGCGCTCACACTTTTAACTTTGCAGCGGTGACTGAGCAAGCGATCGCTGCCGGCGCGGCATTGCGGGTAACGGATGCGGGGGCGATGCTGGATATCGCCATCCAATTATTGAGCGCCGACCAGGAGCGGGAGATTATGGGACGACATGCCAGCGATTTTGCACAGCTACATCGTGGTGCGACGATACGTACGGTGGCGTTGTTGGCTTTATTGATGTAG
- a CDS encoding YdcF family protein — MHIVPLINNVISTLLLPPTSLVLLCFAGLVLRRRWPRCGLSVSIGALGILLVICTKAGALLFVAPLENQIPILDIRSIGQAEAIVVLGGGRIESAPEYGAVDSPSYVTLARLRYAAKLHRETGLPLLVTGGTPEGGGESEAAVMARTLAEDFDTPVKWREDASDNTAQNAEFSYTILSQQKVKHILLVTDAIHMPRAQMIFKLSGFDVTPAPTVFFSRSRLSLLDFIPSGEGLRRSYYALHEWIGVTWYKLRY; from the coding sequence ATGCATATTGTTCCTTTAATCAATAACGTTATCAGTACGCTCTTGCTTCCGCCTACGAGCCTGGTGTTGTTATGTTTTGCGGGGCTGGTTTTACGGCGGCGCTGGCCGCGTTGTGGGCTATCGGTAAGTATCGGCGCGCTCGGTATTTTGTTGGTGATCTGTACCAAAGCCGGGGCCTTGCTGTTTGTTGCACCCTTAGAAAATCAGATCCCGATTCTCGACATTCGATCGATAGGACAGGCCGAAGCTATTGTCGTGCTCGGTGGCGGCCGGATCGAAAGTGCGCCGGAATATGGCGCTGTTGATAGCCCCAGCTATGTGACGTTAGCGCGTCTTCGGTATGCGGCGAAATTGCATCGGGAAACCGGTTTACCGCTGTTGGTCACTGGGGGAACGCCCGAAGGCGGCGGTGAGTCAGAAGCAGCCGTGATGGCCCGCACTTTGGCGGAAGATTTCGATACGCCGGTAAAATGGCGGGAGGACGCCTCAGACAATACCGCGCAAAATGCCGAGTTCTCCTACACAATTCTGTCGCAGCAAAAAGTGAAGCACATCCTGTTAGTGACGGACGCCATTCACATGCCGCGCGCGCAGATGATTTTTAAGCTTAGCGGCTTTGACGTGACACCAGCGCCAACAGTATTTTTTAGTCGCAGTCGTCTCTCATTGCTGGATTTTATTCCAAGCGGAGAAGGGCTGCGACGAAGCTATTACGCCTTGCATGAATGGATTGGTGTTACCTGGTATAAATTGCGTTATTGA
- a CDS encoding efflux transporter outer membrane subunit, translating to MFNSLPKHLTSVLLLAGVLSGCSMAPTYVRPTAPVAGTFPAEEFAVKQSDADAVALGWRQFFPDQRLQSLIAAALVNNRDLRTAALNIEAASAQYNITAADALPNFDGNFSRSRARSAADQLLPGQAPVGTGYSVGLNMTAFELDFFGRVRSLKDAALASYLSTEEARLSVKITLVSQVAQAYLAERSYAEQQELAQQTLNSRLQDYKLAKMRFEVGASSALDLRVSETLVQSARVSFATLARQKGQATNALTLLVGKPLTDLPAPQTLESQQIVTDIPAGLPSDLLIRRPDIRSAEQQLRAANANIGAARAAFFPQISLTAGIGNASSSLGSLFEAGSRTWSFIPQLTLPIFEGGRNRANLTLSEVRKNLAVANYEKTIQTAFSEVADALVARGALDEQLDAQQAFLVAQQERVKLTDLRFKNGIASSNEILDADRDLFSAQQALIQTRQLRLNNAIDLYRSLGGGLNETTQTPVALAISKKTAN from the coding sequence ATGTTTAATTCTTTACCCAAACACCTGACCAGCGTTCTGTTACTGGCAGGCGTTTTATCGGGTTGCAGCATGGCACCAACCTATGTGCGACCGACAGCGCCAGTGGCGGGGACTTTCCCCGCAGAGGAATTCGCCGTTAAGCAATCAGATGCTGACGCGGTGGCTCTTGGCTGGCGTCAGTTTTTCCCGGACCAGCGCCTGCAATCGCTGATTGCGGCAGCGCTGGTCAACAACCGTGATTTGCGCACAGCAGCGCTGAATATCGAAGCAGCCAGCGCGCAATACAACATCACCGCCGCTGACGCGTTGCCAAATTTTGATGGCAACTTCAGCCGCAGTCGGGCACGTTCCGCCGCGGATCAGTTGCTGCCCGGTCAGGCTCCTGTCGGTACTGGTTATTCAGTCGGCTTGAATATGACTGCATTTGAACTGGACTTTTTTGGGCGTGTACGCAGCCTGAAAGATGCTGCATTGGCGAGCTACTTATCCACTGAAGAAGCGCGACTCTCGGTAAAAATTACGTTGGTCTCGCAAGTTGCACAGGCATATTTAGCCGAACGTTCGTATGCGGAACAACAGGAACTGGCACAACAAACCCTGAACAGCCGATTGCAAGACTACAAGCTGGCAAAGATGCGGTTTGAGGTCGGTGCGTCATCGGCCCTTGATTTGCGCGTGTCCGAAACACTGGTGCAGTCTGCCCGCGTTTCGTTTGCTACCCTGGCCCGTCAAAAGGGACAAGCAACTAATGCATTAACCTTGCTGGTCGGCAAGCCGTTGACCGATTTGCCAGCGCCACAAACCCTGGAATCACAACAAATCGTGACAGATATCCCTGCCGGTTTGCCATCCGATTTGCTGATCCGCCGTCCTGATATTCGCTCGGCGGAGCAGCAGCTTCGGGCCGCTAACGCTAACATCGGCGCGGCGCGTGCAGCGTTCTTTCCACAGATTTCGCTGACTGCCGGAATTGGAAATGCCAGTTCGTCGTTGGGTAGTCTGTTTGAAGCGGGCAGTCGCACCTGGTCGTTCATCCCGCAACTGACACTGCCTATTTTCGAAGGCGGCCGTAATCGCGCCAATCTGACATTGTCGGAAGTACGCAAAAATCTTGCAGTAGCAAACTACGAAAAAACTATCCAGACGGCCTTTAGCGAAGTCGCAGATGCGCTGGTGGCACGTGGCGCGCTCGATGAGCAACTGGATGCGCAACAAGCCTTTTTGGTCGCCCAGCAAGAACGGGTTAAGTTGACCGACCTGCGCTTCAAGAACGGTATTGCCAGTTCAAATGAAATATTGGATGCAGATCGCGATCTGTTCTCAGCTCAGCAAGCACTGATCCAAACCCGTCAATTGCGTTTGAACAATGCGATTGATTTGTATCGGTCGTTAGGCGGCGGTTTGAATGAAACCACACAAACGCCGGTAGCTTTGGCGATATCAAAGAAGACGGCGAACTAA
- a CDS encoding efflux RND transporter permease subunit — MGKFFIDRPVFAWVLAIFILLGGALAITQLPVSQYPSIAPPTIVISANYPGATAQILDDSVTSLIEQEMNGADGLQYMESQSQANGAVQITVTFSPDTNADLAAVDVQNRLKRVEARLPAAVTQQGVQVTKSRSNFLMFIGLSSTDGKLDPIALGDYLSRNVLNEIKRVPGVGQAQLFGTERAMRIWIDPAKLVGLNLTPGDVTSAIQAQNALVAGGTIGDLPSPGTQQISATVVVTGQLNTVEQFGNIQLRANKDGSIVRLRDVARIEIGGQSYATSGRLDGKPTSFVGVQLSPTANALGTAKAVHAKMEELSKYFPAGVKYTVPYDTSTFVKISIEEVVKTLIEAIVLVFLVMYLFLQNIRYTLIPTIVVPVALMGTFATLLLFGFSINVLTMFGMVLAIGILVDDAIVVVENVERIMSEEGLSPRDATRKAMGQITGALIGITLVLIAVFIPMAFFSGAVGAIYRQFSLSMVASMFFSVLMAFTLTPALCATILKPVEAGHHHEKKGFFGWFNRRFNATTTSYQGIIARMLTKTGRYMLVYGAIVVCVGLLYARLPASFLPSEDQGYIITNVQLPAGASQNRTLAVIKTIEEYYAKLPAVAHVVAITGFSFSGNGQNAGLVFVPLKDWSQRGPDESADAIAGKAFGVFSAIKDAIIYPLNPPPIPELGNATGFTFRLQDRAGLGHDALIAARNQLLGMAGQSKVLAGVRPEGLEDAPQLQLDIDRDKANALGVTFDAINSTLSVALGSAYVNDFPNQGRQQRVIVQADAPQRLQPEDLAKLYVKNTTGTMVPMSAFTTSHWISGPVQLTRYNGYPAMKISGGAAPGHSTGEAMDEMEALTAKLPPGFGFEWTGQSLEEKTSGSQAPMLYLLSLIAVFLVLAALYESTSIPFAVMLVVPLGILGALLGVTLRGMPNDVYFKVGMITVIGLSAKNAILIIEFAKDLQAQGKGLIEATLEAVHLRFRPILMTSMAFILGVLPLAIKTGAGSGSQRAIGTGVMGGMITATVLAVFLVPVFFVVVRKFFKGSERQNKMYAANKKIDVEDQHV; from the coding sequence ATGGGAAAGTTTTTCATTGATCGCCCGGTTTTCGCGTGGGTGCTCGCTATTTTCATCCTGCTCGGGGGTGCACTAGCCATCACGCAACTGCCAGTGTCGCAATATCCGTCCATTGCACCACCTACGATCGTCATTAGCGCCAACTATCCAGGTGCGACAGCGCAAATCTTGGATGACAGCGTGACCAGCCTGATTGAACAGGAGATGAACGGCGCCGACGGCCTGCAATACATGGAATCGCAAAGTCAGGCCAACGGCGCGGTGCAAATTACTGTGACCTTTTCTCCTGACACCAATGCCGATCTGGCAGCGGTGGATGTACAAAATCGCTTGAAACGGGTTGAAGCGCGACTGCCAGCAGCTGTCACCCAACAAGGCGTGCAGGTCACTAAATCACGTAGTAACTTTTTGATGTTTATCGGTCTGTCCTCGACCGACGGCAAGCTTGATCCAATCGCGCTGGGCGACTATCTGTCGCGTAACGTTCTCAATGAAATCAAGCGCGTTCCGGGTGTTGGCCAAGCACAGTTATTCGGTACCGAACGTGCCATGCGTATCTGGATCGATCCCGCTAAGCTGGTTGGCCTGAACCTGACACCGGGCGATGTTACCTCTGCAATTCAAGCACAAAATGCCTTGGTTGCAGGTGGCACAATCGGCGATTTGCCAAGCCCTGGCACGCAGCAAATTTCCGCGACCGTGGTCGTTACCGGCCAGCTGAATACCGTTGAACAGTTCGGTAACATTCAATTACGCGCCAACAAAGACGGCTCAATCGTGCGCCTGCGTGACGTTGCCCGGATTGAAATCGGTGGGCAATCGTATGCCACATCGGGCCGACTGGATGGCAAACCAACCTCGTTCGTCGGAGTACAGTTATCGCCAACCGCCAATGCGCTCGGCACGGCTAAAGCAGTGCATGCCAAAATGGAAGAGTTATCCAAATACTTCCCCGCCGGCGTCAAATACACGGTCCCGTATGACACCTCGACCTTCGTTAAAATATCGATCGAAGAAGTAGTCAAAACACTGATTGAAGCGATCGTGCTGGTGTTTCTGGTGATGTATTTGTTTTTGCAGAATATTCGCTATACCTTGATTCCAACCATTGTGGTGCCGGTGGCGTTAATGGGTACGTTTGCGACGTTGCTATTATTCGGCTTCTCGATCAATGTGTTGACCATGTTTGGTATGGTGCTGGCGATTGGTATTCTGGTCGACGATGCCATTGTGGTGGTCGAAAACGTTGAACGGATCATGAGCGAAGAAGGTTTGTCGCCGCGCGATGCAACGCGTAAGGCAATGGGACAGATTACCGGTGCGTTGATCGGTATTACGTTGGTGCTGATCGCGGTATTTATCCCGATGGCTTTCTTCAGCGGCGCGGTCGGTGCAATTTATCGCCAATTCTCGTTGTCGATGGTCGCTTCGATGTTCTTCTCGGTACTCATGGCATTTACCCTGACACCTGCGTTGTGCGCGACGATCCTCAAGCCGGTCGAAGCCGGACATCATCACGAGAAGAAAGGCTTCTTCGGCTGGTTCAATCGTCGCTTTAACGCGACCACGACAAGCTATCAAGGGATTATCGCCAGGATGCTCACCAAAACTGGCCGCTACATGCTGGTATACGGTGCGATCGTGGTCTGCGTCGGCTTACTCTACGCGCGTCTGCCAGCGTCATTTTTGCCGAGCGAAGATCAGGGCTATATCATCACCAACGTGCAATTACCAGCCGGTGCCAGCCAGAACCGCACATTGGCCGTCATCAAAACGATCGAAGAGTATTACGCCAAGCTACCTGCGGTTGCGCATGTGGTCGCCATTACCGGATTCAGCTTTTCTGGTAACGGTCAAAATGCCGGTTTGGTCTTTGTTCCGCTAAAAGACTGGAGCCAGCGTGGGCCGGATGAATCTGCTGATGCGATTGCCGGTAAAGCCTTTGGTGTTTTCTCAGCGATCAAGGATGCGATTATTTATCCACTGAATCCGCCGCCTATCCCTGAACTGGGTAACGCAACAGGTTTCACCTTCCGTTTACAAGATCGTGCCGGTTTAGGGCATGACGCGTTAATCGCAGCGCGCAATCAACTGCTCGGCATGGCAGGGCAAAGTAAAGTGTTGGCTGGCGTTCGTCCCGAAGGTTTGGAAGACGCACCACAGCTGCAGCTCGATATTGATCGCGATAAGGCGAACGCCCTCGGCGTGACATTTGACGCAATTAACAGCACGCTTTCAGTTGCGCTCGGCTCGGCCTATGTCAATGACTTCCCGAATCAGGGGCGTCAACAACGTGTCATCGTGCAAGCCGATGCGCCGCAACGCCTGCAACCGGAAGATCTGGCCAAACTGTATGTCAAAAACACGACCGGAACCATGGTACCGATGTCGGCATTTACGACCTCGCACTGGATTAGCGGACCGGTCCAGCTGACCCGCTATAACGGTTATCCAGCAATGAAAATTTCGGGCGGCGCCGCACCGGGTCATAGTACCGGTGAAGCAATGGACGAAATGGAAGCGCTGACGGCGAAATTACCTCCGGGTTTCGGCTTTGAGTGGACAGGTCAGTCGTTGGAAGAAAAAACCTCCGGCTCACAAGCACCAATGTTGTATCTGCTGTCGTTAATTGCCGTGTTCCTGGTATTGGCTGCGCTGTATGAAAGCACCTCGATTCCATTCGCGGTGATGCTGGTGGTGCCATTAGGTATTCTTGGTGCACTGCTAGGCGTGACTTTGCGCGGCATGCCAAACGACGTGTACTTTAAGGTCGGGATGATTACCGTCATCGGTTTGTCCGCTAAAAATGCGATTCTGATTATTGAATTTGCAAAAGACTTACAAGCGCAGGGCAAGGGCCTGATTGAAGCAACGCTGGAAGCCGTTCATTTGCGGTTCCGTCCGATTTTGATGACATCCATGGCGTTTATCCTCGGCGTATTACCGTTAGCAATCAAGACCGGTGCGGGTTCAGGCAGTCAACGTGCTATCGGTACCGGCGTAATGGGCGGCATGATCACGGCCACCGTTCTGGCCGTATTCCTTGTACCGGTGTTCTTCGTGGTAGTCCGTAAATTCTTCAAGGGCAGCGAGCGTCAGAACAAAATGTACGCGGCCAACAAAAAAATTGATGTGGAGGACCAACATGTTTAA